In Bacteroidota bacterium, the following proteins share a genomic window:
- a CDS encoding ion channel: MAARKKKTPPSLKDDAQDLGLGSKVTQQERTRFLNRDGSFNVERTGQSLFRSLNPYHALLSMSWAKFHSIIVVSYFLVNTIFGLLYMACGLQAIEGSAATSPGGRFFDAFFFSVQTLATIGYGKMTPSGFAANVVVAFEALTGLFGFALATGLLFARFSRPNAQIQYSEKAVIAPFHDITGFMFRIVNERRNQLIEVSATLTYSRIEHVNGRNLRRFYQLPLERSKVVFFPLNWTIVHPIDEQSPLFGVTQKDLEATDAEFAILLTAIDETFSQTVHSRSSYKFDEVVVGAKFKDMFLPSKNGIVRVDMSLLSEIELV, encoded by the coding sequence TTGGCAGCAAGAAAAAAGAAGACTCCCCCCTCTCTGAAAGACGACGCACAGGACCTCGGCCTCGGGTCGAAGGTCACACAACAGGAACGGACTCGATTCCTTAACCGGGACGGAAGCTTCAACGTCGAACGGACCGGACAGTCCCTCTTTAGATCGCTGAACCCGTACCATGCCCTCCTTTCGATGTCATGGGCTAAATTCCACTCGATCATTGTGGTGTCGTACTTTCTTGTCAACACGATCTTCGGGCTGCTGTATATGGCGTGCGGACTTCAGGCAATTGAGGGGTCGGCGGCCACTTCGCCCGGCGGACGTTTCTTCGACGCATTCTTCTTCAGCGTGCAAACGCTGGCGACGATCGGTTACGGCAAGATGACTCCCTCTGGATTCGCCGCGAACGTCGTCGTCGCGTTTGAAGCGTTGACCGGTCTTTTCGGGTTTGCGCTGGCGACCGGATTATTGTTCGCGCGCTTCTCCCGGCCGAACGCGCAGATTCAATACAGCGAGAAAGCGGTGATCGCCCCTTTTCATGACATTACCGGCTTCATGTTCAGGATCGTCAACGAGAGGCGAAATCAGCTCATCGAAGTTTCGGCGACTCTTACTTACAGCCGGATCGAGCACGTCAACGGAAGGAACCTCAGGCGCTTTTACCAGCTCCCGCTGGAACGGAGCAAAGTTGTTTTTTTTCCGCTCAACTGGACCATTGTCCATCCGATCGACGAGCAGAGCCCCCTCTTCGGCGTTACACAAAAGGACCTGGAGGCGACGGATGCCGAGTTTGCGATCCTGCTGACGGCGATCGACGAAACGTTTTCGCAGACGGTGCACAGCCGGTCATCCTATAAATTCGACGAGGTGGTTGTCGGCGCGAAGTTCAAGGATATGTTCCTTCCCTCCAAGAACGGCATTGTGCGCGTCGACATGAGCCTCCTGAGCGAGATCGAACTGGTCTAA
- a CDS encoding serine hydrolase, giving the protein MKNLISLLFLGATVLTSAALGQTDEAAVAQKTDSLMTDAAKKGIFSGIVIISHNGKEIYHKSSGFADWETQRAVDDGTLFNIGSLNKQFTEELIHQLVKEKKVSYDAPLSKYLDVFPPKTGDKITIRQLLNMRAGLGDFLRDPRFRGIEFSDYTLAQLVDIIKDEPLLFEPGSSQQYSNSGYAVLGMVIEKVTGKSFEKNIQDRIAEPLGLKNIYYTKEEKKQQVRRANGTTIEFDGNKKSIDDISNSSPAGGIYTTASDLLTFTEAKLRNTLPSGTKYGNGMFGGGTPFWNAAIYYNKEDGYAYVILANMGEIADELSRRIVSIIRGDPFPPLESPFITKLYRLITEKGYDYIHANAASLAAQAHRPYDDRFLNFFGYQFLEAGKDDIAISLFKINVDLFPNTPNTYDSLAEAYLKTGDKKNAATFYKKELELDPDNSRVRRALSDLGAQ; this is encoded by the coding sequence ATGAAGAACTTGATTTCCCTGCTTTTTCTTGGCGCGACCGTCCTGACATCCGCTGCACTCGGGCAGACCGACGAAGCGGCGGTCGCGCAAAAGACCGACTCGCTGATGACCGATGCCGCAAAAAAAGGAATATTCTCCGGCATCGTCATAATATCCCATAACGGAAAAGAGATCTATCACAAGAGCTCCGGCTTTGCCGATTGGGAGACCCAGCGAGCCGTTGACGACGGAACGCTGTTCAACATCGGCTCCTTGAACAAGCAGTTCACAGAAGAGCTCATCCACCAGCTCGTGAAGGAAAAGAAGGTCTCGTATGACGCGCCGTTGAGCAAGTATCTCGATGTTTTTCCTCCCAAAACGGGGGATAAAATCACCATCAGGCAGCTGCTCAATATGAGAGCGGGATTGGGGGACTTTCTGCGGGACCCGCGCTTCAGGGGCATTGAGTTTTCCGATTACACTTTGGCACAGCTTGTGGACATTATAAAGGACGAACCGCTGCTCTTTGAGCCCGGATCAAGCCAACAATATTCGAACTCCGGATATGCAGTCCTCGGAATGGTCATCGAGAAGGTGACCGGGAAAAGTTTCGAGAAAAATATTCAGGACCGAATTGCGGAGCCGCTCGGACTCAAAAATATCTATTACACCAAGGAGGAAAAAAAGCAGCAGGTGCGGCGTGCGAATGGCACCACCATCGAATTCGACGGGAACAAGAAGAGCATCGACGATATTTCCAACAGCTCACCTGCCGGAGGAATCTACACTACCGCGTCGGATCTTCTTACTTTTACCGAAGCAAAACTCCGCAACACGCTGCCGTCCGGGACCAAGTATGGGAACGGAATGTTCGGCGGAGGAACGCCGTTCTGGAATGCCGCGATCTACTACAACAAGGAAGACGGATACGCGTATGTGATCCTCGCCAACATGGGGGAAATTGCCGACGAGCTTTCGCGCCGGATCGTTTCGATCATCAGGGGAGATCCGTTTCCGCCCCTCGAATCTCCCTTTATCACAAAGCTTTATCGCCTTATCACCGAAAAGGGATATGACTATATTCACGCCAATGCCGCTTCGCTTGCAGCGCAGGCTCATCGGCCGTACGACGATCGCTTCCTGAATTTTTTTGGCTATCAATTCCTGGAGGCCGGCAAGGACGACATTGCCATCTCGCTTTTTAAGATCAATGTCGACCTTTTTCCAAACACTCCGAATACTTATGACAGTTTGGCCGAAGCGTATCTGAAGACGGGGGACAAGAAGAATGCGGCAACCTTCTATAAGAAAGAACTGGAGCTTGACCCGGATAACTCAAGGGTCAGGCGGGCACTTTCGGACCTGGGCGCACAATGA
- the carA gene encoding glutamine-hydrolyzing carbamoyl-phosphate synthase small subunit, with translation MIVKLALENGAVFTGENFGAEGEITGEVVFNTSITGYQEILTDPSYAGQIVTMTYPLIGNYGVNAADVESVKPQVAGFIVREYFDFYSNWRAASSLGDWLKKNNIIAIQGIDTRMLTKMIRTLGALRGVLSTIDLDDASLVKKAKASPEMNGLDLAKNVTCSAPYSWDEIDRTMFALAPRTRDTHRNGERFKVVVYDYGVKQNILRRLARYGCALTVVPASYPAEQVLAMNPDGIFLSNGPGDPDAVKYAIMNLKKLIGTKPMFGICLGHQLLALALGGKTYKLKFGHRGANHPVKNLQTGDIEITSQNHGFAVDWKTMDEKNVELTHLNLNDSTVEGFQHKHLPLFCVQYHPEASPGPHDSDYLFAKFIALMENAGTKTEKKKTAV, from the coding sequence ATGATCGTTAAGCTAGCCCTCGAGAACGGTGCGGTGTTCACCGGTGAAAATTTCGGCGCCGAAGGAGAAATCACCGGCGAAGTCGTCTTTAATACGAGCATTACCGGCTACCAGGAGATCCTTACAGACCCGTCCTACGCCGGGCAGATCGTCACGATGACGTATCCGCTCATCGGAAATTACGGCGTCAATGCTGCCGATGTGGAATCGGTCAAGCCCCAGGTTGCCGGCTTCATCGTGCGGGAGTATTTTGACTTTTACAGCAACTGGCGGGCAGCATCCAGTCTCGGCGATTGGTTGAAAAAGAACAACATTATTGCCATCCAGGGCATCGACACAAGGATGCTGACGAAGATGATCCGCACACTCGGCGCTTTGCGCGGCGTTCTCTCGACGATCGACCTTGACGATGCGAGTTTGGTGAAGAAGGCGAAAGCGTCGCCGGAGATGAACGGACTCGACCTGGCCAAAAATGTGACGTGCAGCGCGCCGTATTCGTGGGATGAGATCGACAGGACGATGTTCGCGCTCGCACCGCGGACTCGCGACACTCACCGCAACGGCGAACGGTTCAAGGTCGTGGTGTATGATTACGGCGTGAAGCAAAATATCCTCCGCCGGCTTGCGCGGTACGGCTGCGCGCTGACCGTCGTCCCCGCATCGTATCCGGCCGAGCAGGTGCTGGCGATGAATCCCGACGGAATTTTTCTTTCCAACGGTCCGGGCGATCCCGATGCCGTGAAATATGCGATCATGAACTTGAAGAAGTTGATCGGCACGAAGCCGATGTTCGGCATCTGCCTCGGCCATCAGCTCCTCGCGCTTGCGCTCGGGGGAAAAACGTACAAACTGAAGTTCGGGCACCGGGGCGCCAACCATCCGGTGAAAAACCTCCAGACCGGCGACATCGAGATCACGTCGCAGAACCACGGTTTCGCCGTCGACTGGAAAACGATGGACGAAAAGAACGTCGAACTGACGCACCTCAACCTCAACGACAGCACTGTCGAAGGGTTCCAGCATAAGCATCTCCCCCTTTTCTGCGTCCAGTATCATCCGGAAGCTTCCCCCGGTCCGCACGACAGCGATTATCTTTTCGCAAAGTTCATTGCGCTGATGGAAAACGCCGGAACAAAGACCGAGAAGAAGAAAACCGCCGTCTGA
- a CDS encoding NYN domain-containing protein, which yields MNAAMLPHYIIDGYNVIHAIPTLKKLLAHDGSQAREQLIFLVSRLTFKRKFRCTIVFDGARPHEPHPSSTHSPLHIVFSAPQSADARIKSMIEQSKNRTLLVIVSSDREILSYARECSCPTYTSKYFSNLLFEEPDRGEEKDPTALSKGQVEEWLKIFGEKK from the coding sequence TTGAACGCAGCGATGCTTCCCCACTATATCATCGACGGATACAATGTCATCCACGCGATTCCAACGCTGAAGAAGCTGCTTGCGCATGATGGATCTCAGGCAAGGGAGCAGCTGATCTTTCTCGTTTCCCGGCTGACCTTCAAGCGAAAATTCCGCTGCACGATCGTTTTCGACGGAGCAAGGCCGCACGAACCCCATCCTTCGTCCACGCATTCGCCGCTCCATATCGTCTTCTCGGCGCCGCAATCAGCGGACGCCAGGATAAAATCGATGATCGAGCAGTCGAAAAACCGAACGCTCCTCGTCATCGTCTCTTCGGACCGGGAAATACTAAGCTATGCAAGAGAATGTTCCTGCCCGACGTACACGTCAAAATATTTCAGCAACCTTCTTTTTGAGGAACCCGATAGGGGGGAAGAAAAAGATCCGACGGCGTTATCGAAGGGTCAGGTCGAGGAATGGCTGAAAATTTTTGGAGAGAAGAAGTAG
- a CDS encoding nucleoside deaminase — MAEAIELSRQNIRDGKGGPFAAVVVRDGAVIARGTNLVTSTNDPTAHAEIVAIREACRALGTFQLTGCDIYTSCEPCPMCLGAIYWARPERIYYANTHIDAAGIGFDDFFIYKEIALPIAGRRIPMEQMMRKDALVAFREWQELQDKIHY; from the coding sequence ATGGCCGAGGCGATCGAGCTTTCGCGGCAGAATATCCGCGACGGAAAAGGGGGGCCGTTTGCGGCGGTGGTCGTGAGAGACGGGGCCGTCATAGCACGGGGGACGAATTTGGTGACATCGACCAATGACCCCACGGCCCATGCGGAAATCGTCGCGATCAGGGAAGCGTGCAGGGCGCTTGGAACATTTCAACTGACCGGCTGCGATATCTACACATCCTGCGAACCGTGCCCCATGTGTCTCGGCGCAATTTATTGGGCGCGCCCGGAGAGAATTTACTATGCGAACACGCATATCGATGCCGCTGGAATCGGGTTTGACGATTTCTTTATTTACAAGGAAATAGCGCTTCCGATCGCCGGGCGGCGGATTCCCATGGAGCAAATGATGCGTAAGGATGCGTTGGTTGCGTTCAGGGAATGGCAGGAGCTGCAGGATAAGATCCACTATTGA
- a CDS encoding O-acetyl-ADP-ribose deacetylase — protein MIERISITEGDVTRQKTDAIVNAANTSLLGGGGVDGAIHRAAGPELLEECRSLHGCNTGEAKITKGYKLPAAWVIHTVGPVWRGGNNREDENLRDCYNNSLTLAAQHRIETIAFPSISTGVYGFPIERASRVALKTIASYLTSADYPKQVTVVCYSHHDYLIYTAALKELTDDAK, from the coding sequence ATGATCGAAAGAATTTCCATCACCGAAGGAGATGTTACCCGTCAAAAGACCGATGCGATCGTGAATGCGGCCAACACTTCGCTCCTCGGCGGAGGAGGCGTTGACGGCGCGATCCACCGCGCTGCGGGGCCCGAGCTGCTCGAAGAATGCCGCAGTTTACACGGATGCAACACCGGCGAAGCAAAGATAACAAAGGGGTATAAACTTCCGGCTGCATGGGTCATCCACACCGTCGGACCGGTTTGGCGCGGCGGGAACAACCGGGAGGACGAAAACTTGCGCGATTGTTACAACAACAGTTTGACACTCGCAGCGCAGCATCGGATAGAAACGATCGCATTCCCTTCCATCAGCACGGGGGTGTACGGATTTCCCATCGAGCGGGCATCACGCGTTGCTTTGAAGACCATTGCATCGTATCTTACGTCTGCCGATTACCCAAAACAAGTCACGGTGGTCTGTTACTCGCATCATGACTACCTCATCTACACCGCTGCGCTGAAAGAATTGACCGATGACGCCAAATGA
- a CDS encoding heme-binding domain-containing protein, which produces MKKILRWVIIIVAGAFILIQFGQPDRSTPPTDPAMTIAADSGFRMPAAGLLRTSCFDCHSNETRWPWYSYVAPVSWLVASDIENGRLHLNFSEWGKYPKSKKVLKLGQIYEQVSKGDMPLHNYLYIHAGARLTAAERDSITSWTEQEQEKLTGN; this is translated from the coding sequence TTGAAAAAGATCCTTCGCTGGGTGATCATCATTGTCGCCGGAGCTTTCATCCTCATTCAATTCGGACAGCCCGACAGGTCGACTCCGCCGACCGATCCGGCGATGACCATCGCCGCGGACTCGGGGTTCAGAATGCCCGCCGCCGGATTGCTCAGGACATCGTGTTTTGACTGTCATTCTAACGAGACGCGATGGCCATGGTACAGTTACGTTGCGCCGGTGTCATGGCTTGTAGCGAGCGACATCGAGAACGGGCGCCTTCATCTTAACTTTTCCGAATGGGGAAAATACCCGAAAAGCAAAAAAGTCCTGAAGTTGGGGCAGATCTATGAGCAGGTGTCAAAGGGGGACATGCCACTGCACAATTATCTTTATATACATGCCGGTGCTAGGCTTACCGCCGCAGAGAGAGATTCAATTACCAGTTGGACCGAGCAAGAGCAAGAAAAGCTGACAGGCAATTGA
- a CDS encoding ORF6N domain-containing protein → MKQTQLVPFDLIEQRIFLLRGQRVMFDRDLAELYGVETKYLNRQVRRNRERFPQEFMFQVTTKEKYELVTNWHRFGSLKHSNVLPYAFTEHGVAMLSSVLHGKRAIRINILIIKVFLKLREILASHKKLALRLKELEMRIDKHDETITAIFEAIRQLMTPPEKPKRPIGF, encoded by the coding sequence ATGAAACAAACTCAATTGGTCCCGTTCGATCTAATCGAACAACGGATCTTTTTGCTAAGAGGGCAAAGAGTGATGTTCGATAGAGATCTTGCAGAACTGTATGGTGTAGAAACGAAATATCTCAATCGGCAGGTGAGGAGAAACCGGGAGCGATTCCCACAGGAGTTCATGTTTCAGGTGACGACGAAGGAGAAATATGAACTGGTGACAAATTGGCACCGGTTCGGATCTTTGAAGCACTCAAACGTTCTTCCGTATGCATTCACCGAGCACGGAGTTGCGATGCTCTCGTCAGTTCTTCATGGTAAACGGGCAATTCGCATAAACATCCTCATCATCAAAGTATTCCTCAAGTTGCGCGAGATTCTCGCTAGTCATAAAAAGCTTGCACTGAGGCTCAAAGAATTGGAAATGAGAATAGATAAGCATGATGAAACAATTACGGCAATCTTCGAGGCGATACGACAGTTGATGACTCCCCCGGAAAAACCGAAACGGCCGATCGGATTCTAA
- the radA gene encoding DNA repair protein RadA yields MSKVISKYVCQSCGYMSPRWTGKCPNCNEWNTFVEEAPTPAKIARKSGGLPSKIEPIALKDVNGFEDVRFKTGIAEFDRVLGGGIVSGSVVLLGGDPGIGKSTLMMQVALKLRDKATLYITGEESLKQIKLRAERLGAQSGSVLLLPETNLEMIGDVIERGDPDIVIVDSIQTMFRPDLESAPGSVGQVRESAALLTRIAKSKSIPVILIGHVTKEGILAGPRVIEHMVDTVLQFEGERHYSYRILRATKNRFGSTNEIGIFEMHDDGMHEVKNPSEVFLSERTYGASGATIVATLEGTRPILIEVQALVSSTSYGLPQRTATGFDLRRLQMLLAVLEKRVGLDLGTHDVFVNVAGGIRVDEPAADLGIASSIVSSLRDVPVDSQAVAIGEIGLGGEIRTIAHSEKRVQEAAKLGFKKIVVPQNNLKHLKNANGISIVGVESITQAIKELVG; encoded by the coding sequence ATGTCGAAAGTAATTTCAAAATATGTCTGTCAGTCGTGCGGGTACATGTCCCCGCGGTGGACCGGCAAATGTCCCAACTGCAATGAATGGAATACGTTCGTCGAAGAGGCGCCGACGCCGGCAAAGATCGCGCGCAAGTCGGGGGGACTCCCATCGAAGATCGAACCGATCGCACTGAAGGACGTCAACGGCTTTGAGGACGTCCGCTTCAAAACGGGGATCGCGGAATTCGACCGGGTTCTCGGCGGAGGGATCGTATCCGGTTCGGTCGTCCTCCTCGGCGGCGATCCGGGCATCGGCAAATCGACGCTGATGATGCAGGTCGCATTAAAATTGCGCGATAAAGCGACGCTGTACATCACCGGAGAAGAATCACTCAAACAAATTAAGCTCCGTGCAGAGCGTCTTGGCGCGCAGTCGGGTTCTGTCCTGCTTCTCCCGGAGACAAACCTGGAAATGATCGGCGACGTGATCGAGCGGGGAGACCCGGACATTGTGATCGTGGACTCTATTCAAACGATGTTCCGCCCGGACCTTGAGAGCGCGCCGGGAAGCGTCGGACAGGTCCGCGAATCCGCCGCCTTGCTCACGCGCATCGCCAAGTCCAAGAGCATCCCGGTGATCTTGATCGGGCACGTGACCAAGGAGGGGATCCTCGCCGGTCCGCGGGTGATCGAACACATGGTCGACACCGTTCTGCAGTTTGAAGGAGAACGCCATTATTCTTACCGCATCCTGCGGGCGACGAAGAACCGATTCGGCTCGACGAACGAGATCGGGATATTCGAGATGCACGACGACGGGATGCACGAAGTGAAGAATCCGTCCGAAGTTTTTCTTTCGGAGAGGACCTACGGCGCATCCGGTGCGACGATCGTCGCCACCCTTGAAGGGACCCGGCCGATCCTGATCGAGGTTCAGGCGCTGGTCAGTTCGACCAGCTACGGGCTTCCGCAGCGGACGGCAACGGGGTTCGACCTCCGGCGTTTGCAAATGCTCCTCGCAGTCCTTGAAAAGAGGGTCGGGCTTGATCTCGGTACGCACGACGTTTTCGTCAACGTTGCCGGAGGAATTCGTGTGGACGAACCCGCCGCGGACCTTGGTATTGCGTCATCGATCGTTTCGTCGCTGCGCGACGTCCCGGTCGATTCGCAGGCTGTCGCCATTGGGGAAATAGGATTGGGAGGAGAGATCCGGACGATCGCTCACAGCGAAAAACGCGTGCAGGAAGCGGCGAAGCTGGGGTTCAAAAAAATCGTCGTCCCCCAGAATAATCTTAAACATCTGAAAAATGCGAACGGAATTTCCATCGTCGGCGTCGAATCGATCACACAGGCGATCAAAGAACTTGTTGGTTAG
- the rdgB gene encoding RdgB/HAM1 family non-canonical purine NTP pyrophosphatase, with protein MDILLATNNRHKVEEITGILAPHGFTVKSLVDFPNVAKTIEDQPTLEGNALKKASEAFAATGVLSFADDTGLECYYLELKPGVISARYAGENATYAENNVKLLNALKGVPPRRRNARFRTVIAIVGKGIQKVVEGKVEGDIAEAPRGSGGFGYDPLFIPAGSRRTYAEMTMEEKNKLSHRAMAVTNAVEVLKELK; from the coding sequence ATGGACATTCTTCTCGCGACAAACAATCGCCACAAAGTTGAAGAAATAACCGGCATTCTGGCCCCTCATGGATTCACGGTGAAAAGCCTTGTCGATTTTCCCAATGTGGCCAAAACGATCGAAGACCAGCCCACACTGGAAGGAAACGCATTGAAGAAAGCAAGCGAAGCGTTCGCCGCGACCGGAGTATTGTCTTTTGCCGACGATACCGGATTGGAATGTTATTACCTCGAATTGAAACCGGGGGTCATATCTGCCCGCTATGCTGGCGAGAACGCGACGTATGCCGAAAATAATGTAAAATTGTTGAACGCGTTAAAAGGAGTCCCGCCGCGGCGCCGCAATGCCCGGTTCCGCACGGTCATCGCGATCGTGGGGAAAGGGATCCAAAAAGTGGTGGAAGGGAAGGTTGAAGGGGATATCGCCGAGGCACCGCGCGGATCGGGGGGATTTGGATACGATCCCCTGTTCATTCCCGCCGGTTCAAGAAGGACCTACGCTGAAATGACGATGGAAGAAAAAAATAAGCTGAGCCACCGCGCAATGGCAGTGACAAATGCCGTTGAAGTGCTCAAAGAATTGAAGTAA
- a CDS encoding thioesterase family protein, whose translation MTPNEGKPLFIQLPFEPKTYDIDFAAHVSNIVYIRWLEDLRMKLLDTYLPLAVLMERGISPVVTQTVINYKRPVKIFDAVSGAMWGKEAGNVKWALSAEFSVRGTIVTTAEQLGVFVRIDNGRPAPFPEELRREFTGLQKTDR comes from the coding sequence ATGACGCCAAATGAAGGAAAGCCCCTCTTTATTCAGTTGCCGTTTGAGCCGAAAACGTACGATATCGATTTCGCGGCGCATGTCAGCAACATCGTTTACATCAGATGGCTCGAAGACCTGCGGATGAAGCTGCTCGACACGTATCTCCCTCTTGCGGTCCTGATGGAACGGGGGATTTCTCCCGTCGTCACGCAGACGGTCATCAATTACAAGAGACCCGTGAAAATATTCGACGCGGTGAGCGGCGCCATGTGGGGCAAGGAGGCGGGGAACGTGAAATGGGCGCTTTCCGCTGAATTTTCTGTCCGGGGAACTATCGTCACAACAGCGGAACAGCTCGGAGTGTTTGTACGAATTGACAACGGAAGGCCTGCGCCGTTCCCGGAAGAACTCCGCCGGGAATTCACAGGACTTCAAAAAACAGATCGCTAA
- a CDS encoding DMT family protein yields MKTIGLLTVSNIFMTIAWYGHLKFKEVALWKVILVSWLIAFVEYCFQVPANRIGSYQFSGAQLKTIQEVITLVVFSVFSVVYLKEELRWNYVVGFVLLIAAAFFVFKKW; encoded by the coding sequence ATGAAAACGATCGGACTGCTGACGGTTTCAAACATTTTTATGACCATCGCTTGGTACGGCCATTTGAAGTTCAAAGAAGTGGCGCTGTGGAAAGTCATCCTCGTCAGCTGGCTCATCGCTTTTGTTGAATATTGCTTTCAGGTCCCCGCAAACCGGATCGGGTCGTACCAGTTCTCGGGAGCCCAGCTAAAGACGATTCAGGAAGTGATCACCCTTGTCGTCTTCAGCGTTTTCTCCGTCGTGTATCTTAAGGAGGAATTGCGCTGGAATTATGTCGTCGGCTTTGTGCTTCTCATCGCCGCCGCATTCTTCGTTTTCAAGAAATGGTAG
- a CDS encoding SDR family NAD(P)-dependent oxidoreductase, which translates to MDLGSQTVLITGGASGIGSALAERFLNAGSEVIVCGRREDKLREIKAKFPKIHTRACDASRSSERISLFQWTAKEFPNTNVLINNAGIQRRFQLAQASRWDEVEEEIAINLDAPIHLTTLFIPHLAAQGHPAIINITSGLAFAPMAMAPVYCATKAALRSFTLSLRHQLSSTPISVIEIIPPAVNTDLGGKGLHSTATPLDEFADAAVEQLKNGSLEISYGFSSNASRASRDELNEMFKRMNQPRR; encoded by the coding sequence ATGGATTTAGGATCACAGACCGTTCTTATTACCGGCGGCGCTTCGGGCATCGGATCTGCGCTCGCCGAGCGGTTTCTCAACGCCGGCAGCGAGGTGATTGTCTGTGGACGCCGCGAGGATAAGCTTCGCGAAATCAAAGCAAAATTTCCGAAGATCCATACCCGCGCATGCGATGCCTCGCGGTCTTCCGAGAGAATCTCGTTGTTCCAGTGGACGGCGAAGGAATTCCCGAACACCAACGTTCTCATCAACAATGCAGGCATCCAGCGGCGGTTTCAGCTTGCTCAGGCCTCCCGCTGGGATGAGGTGGAGGAGGAGATCGCCATCAACCTTGATGCCCCGATCCATCTCACGACCTTGTTCATTCCGCACCTGGCAGCACAGGGTCATCCTGCAATCATCAACATCACTTCCGGTCTGGCCTTCGCGCCGATGGCCATGGCGCCGGTCTATTGCGCCACCAAAGCGGCCCTCCGGTCGTTCACGCTTTCGCTGAGACACCAGCTCTCCTCGACGCCGATCTCCGTCATCGAAATCATCCCCCCGGCAGTGAATACCGACCTCGGCGGGAAGGGGCTTCATTCAACGGCCACGCCATTGGATGAGTTCGCCGATGCCGCGGTCGAGCAATTGAAAAACGGCAGCCTGGAGATCTCCTACGGTTTTTCTTCGAACGCCAGCCGTGCGTCCCGCGATGAATTGAACGAGATGTTTAAGCGGATGAACCAGCCCCGTCGATGA